From Nicotiana tabacum cultivar K326 chromosome 20, ASM71507v2, whole genome shotgun sequence, one genomic window encodes:
- the LOC107770114 gene encoding beta-galactosidase — protein MLTNMDCSWIAMWNVLLILLVLLSSWVSCGIASVSYDHKAIIVNGQRKILISGSIHYPRSIPEMWPDLIQKAKEGGVDVIQTYVFWNGHESEEGKYYFEGRYDLVKFIKVVQEAGLYVHLRIGPYACAEWNFGGFPVWLKYVPGISFRTDNEPFKAAMQKFTTKIVDMMKSERLYQSQGGPIILSQIENEYGPMEWELGEPGKAYSEWAAKMAVDLGTGVPWIMCKQDDVPDPIINTCNGFYCDYFLPNKANKPKMWTEAWTAWFTEFGGPVPYRPAEDMAFAVARFIQTGGSFVNYYMYHGGTNFGRTAGGPFIATSYDYDAPLDEFGLLRQPKWGHLKDLHRAIKLCEPALVSADPTVTPLGNYQEARIFKSESGACAAFLANYNQHSFAKVAFGNMHYNLPPWSISILPDCKNTVYNTARVGAQSVQMKMSPVIRGFSWQSYNEDAALHEDNTYTVGLLEQINTTRDVSDYLWYMTDVEIDPTEGFLNSGNWPWLTVFSAGHALHVFVNGQLAGTVYGSLENPKLTFSNGINLRAGVNKISLLSIAVGLPNVGPHFETWNAGVLGPVSLSGLNEGTRDLTWQKWFYKVGLKGEALSLHSLSGSPSVEWVEGSLVAQKQPLSWYKTTFNAPAGNEPLALDMNTMGKGQVWINGQSLGRHWPGYKSSGNCTACYYTGWFDEKKCLSNCGEGSQRWYHVPRSWLHPTGNLLVVFEEWGGDPYGITLVKREIASVCADIYEWQPQLLNWQRLASGKFDRPLRPKAHLRCAPGQKISSIKFASFGTPEGVCGSFQQGSCHARHSYDAFEKNCVGQESCSVSVTPENFGGDPCRNVLKKLSVEAICS, from the exons ATGCTGACCAACATGGATTGTTCTTGGATTGCAATGTGGAATGTGTTGCTGATTTTATTGGTGTTATTGAGTTCATGGGTTTCTTGTGGAATTGCTTCAGTGTCATATGACCATAAGGCTATTATTGTAAATGGCCAAAGAAAAATCCTCATTTCTGGCTCCATTCATTACCCAAGAAGCATACCTGAG ATGTGGCCAGATCTTATTCAGAAGGCAAAAGAAGGAGGAGTGGATGTGATACAAACTTATGTTTTCTGGAATGGACATGAGTCTGAAGAAGGGAAG TATTATTTTGAAGGGAGGTATGATTTAGTGAAGTTTATTAAAGTGGTGCAAGAAGCAGGACTTTATGTCCATCTCAGGATTGGACCTTATGCATGTGCTGAATGGAATTTTGG GGGTTTTCCAGTTTGGCTAAAGTATGTTCCAGGTATCAGTTTCAGAACAGACAACGAGCCTTTCAAG GCTGCAATGCAAAAGTTCACTACCAAGATTGTTGATATGATGAAGTCAGAACGGTTGTATCAATCTCAGGGTGGTCCAATTATTCTATCTCAG ATCGAAAATGAATATGGACCTATGGAGTGGGAACTAGGTGAACCTGGTAAAGCTTACTCAGAGTGGGCGGCAAAAATGGCAGTGGATCTTGGCACAGGTGTCCCATGGATCATGTGCAAGCAAGATGATGTCCCTGATCCTATA ATTAATACTTGCAATGGTTTCTACTGTGACTACTTCTTACCAAATAAGGCTAATAAACCCAAGATGTGGACTGAGGCCTGGACAGCTTG GTTTACTGAATTTGGAGGTCCAGTTCCTTACCGTCCTGCAGAGGATATGGCATTTGCTGTCGCAAGATTTATACAAACGGGAGGCTCCTTTGTCAATTACTACATG TATCATGGAGGAACAAACTTTGGAAGGACTGCTGGTGGCCCATTTATCGCCACTAGTTATGACTATGATGCACCtcttgatgaatttg GGTTATTACGTCAACCTAAATGGGGTCATttgaaagacctgcatagagcgATAAAGCTTTGTGAGCCAGCTTTAGTATCTGCTGATCCGACTGTGACACCCTTAGGAAACTATCAAGAG GCCCGTATTTTTAAGTCGGAGTCTGGGGCCTGCGCTGCCTTCCTTGCTAATTACAACCAGCACTCTTTTGCTAAAGTGGCATTTGGGAACATGCATTATAACTTGCCGCCCTGGTCTATCAGCATTCTTCCCGACTGCAAGAACACTGTATATAATACTGCGAGG GTTGGTGCTCAAAGTGTACAGATGAAGATGAGTCCAGTCATTAGAGGATTCTCTTGGCAGTCATATAACGAAGACGCAGCATTGCATGAAGACAATACTTACACAGTTGGGTTATTGGAGCAGATAAATACCACAAGAGATGTATCTGATTATTTGTGGTACATGACTGA CGTCGAGATTGATCCAACAGAAGGATTTTTGAATAGCGGAAATTGGCCTTGGCTTACAGTCTTCTCTGCTGGCCATGCATTGCATGTGTTCGTGAATGGTCAATTAGCAG GAACTGTGTACGGAAGCTTAGAAAACCCAAAACTAACTTTCAGCAATGGTATTAATCTGAGAGCTGGCGTAAACAAGATTTCTCTGCTAAGCATTGCTGTTGGTCTTCCG AATGTTGGCCCTCATTTTGAGACATGGAATGCTGGTGTTCTTGGACCGGTTTCACTTAGTGGTCTTAACGAGGGGACAAGAGATTTAACATGGCAGAAATGGTTCTACAAG GTTGGTCTAAAAGGAGAAGCCCTGAGTCTTCATTCGCTCAGCGGTAGCCCATCTGTTGAGTGGGTTGAGGGCTCTTTAGTGGCTCAGAAACAGCCACTCTCTTGGTATAAG ACTACATTCAATGCTCCAGCTGGAAATGAGCCTTTGGCTTTAGATATGAACACCATGGGAAAAGGTCAAGTATGGATAAATGGTCAGAGCCTCGGACGCCATTGGCCTGGATATAAATCATCTGGTAATTGTACTGCCTGTTACTATACAGGCTGGTTTGACGAGAAAAAGTGCCTAAGTAACTGCGGAGAGGGCTCACAAAGATG GTACCATGTTCCCCGGTCGTGGCTACATCCTACTGGAAATTTGTTAGTTGTATTTGAGGAATGGGGAGGAGATCCTTATGGAATCACTTTAGTCAAAAGAGAAATAGCAAGTGTTTGTGCTGATATATATGAGTGGCAACCACAGTTGTTGAATTGGCAGAGGCTAGCATCTGGTAAATTTGACAGACCTCTCCGACCTAAAGCCCATCTTCGGTGTGCACCTGGTCAGAAGATTTCTTCAATCAAATTTGCAAGCTTTGGAACACCAGAGGGAGTTTGTGGAAGCTTTCAGCAGGGAAGTTGCCATGCCCGACACTCATATGACGCTTTTGAAAAG AATTGTGTTGGGCAAGAGTCTTGCTCAGTGAGTGTGACACCAGAGAATTTCGGAGGTGATCCATGTCGAAATGTATTGAAGAAACTCTCAGTGGAAGCCATTTGCAGTTGA
- the LOC107773978 gene encoding transmembrane 9 superfamily member 7-like, with protein MEFQMDRRRSCQLTTTIFFFLISSTHSFYLPGVAPRDFQSGDPLNVKVNKLSSTKTQLPYDYYYLKYCKPTEILNSAENLGEVLRGDRIENSVYTFQMRQEQPCQVVCRQELDAESAKNFKEKIDDEYRINMILDNLPVAVLRQRRDGSQSTTYEHGFRVGFKGNYAGSKEEKYFINNHLSFRVMYHKDPETDTARIVGFEVTPNSINHEYKDWDEKNPQVTTCNQNTKNLILGGVVPQEVDTNKEVVFTYDVSFKESNIRWASRWDTYLLMNDDQVHWFSIINSLMIVLFLSGMVAMIMMRTLYRDIANYNQLETQDEAQEETGWKLVHGDIFRPPINSGLLCVYVGTGVQIFAMTLVTMIFALLGFLSPSNRGGLTTAMVLLWVFMGLFAGYSSARLYKTFRGTEWKRITLRTAFMFPGILFAVFFMLNALIWGEKSSGAVPFGTMFALVCLWFGISVPLVFVGSYLGNKKAAREEPVKTNKIPRQIPEQAWYMKPAFSILIGGILPYGAVFIELFFILTSIWLNQFYYIFGFLFIVFLILIITCAEITIVLCYFQLCSEDYYWWWRAYLTAGSSALYFFLYSIFYFFTKLEITKLVSGILYFGYMLIASYAFFVLTGTIGFYACFWFVRKIYSSVKID; from the exons ATGGAATTTCAGATGGATCGACGAAGATCATGCCAGCTTACAACcaccatcttcttcttcctcatatCGTCTACTCATTCGTTCTATCTTCCCGGGGTTGCTCCTCGTGATTTTCAATCG GGTGATCCACTTAATGTCAAAGTAAACAAGCTGTCATCTACAAAGACACAACTACCATATGACTATTACTACTTGAAGTATTGCAAACCTACTGAAATTTTGAATAGTGCGGAGAATTTGGGGGAGGTTCTTCGAGGGGACCGCATAGAGAATTCAGTTTATACT TTCCAAATGAGACAAGAACAGCCATGCCAAGTGGTTTGTCGACAAGAACTTGATGCTGAATCTGCAAAGAACTTCAAGGAAAAGATTGATGATGAATACAGAATCAATAT gATTTTGGATAACCTTCCTGTTGCTGTTCTTAGACAAAGGCGAGATGGAAGTCAATCAACTACTTATGAGCATGGTTTCCGTGTTGGGTTCAAGGGAAATTATGCTGGG AGTAAAGAGGAGAAGTATTTTATCAACAACCATTTAAGCTTTCGAGTCATGTACCACAAGGACCCTGAAACTGATACTGCTCGTATTGTTGGGTTTGAAGTCACTCCAAATAG CATTAATCATGAGTACAAGGATTGGGATGAGAAGAATCCTCAAGTGACGACGTGCaaccaaaatacaaaaaatttaatTCTAGGTGGTGTTGTGCCCCAAGAAGTAGATACAAATAAGGAGGTTGTATTCACCTATGATGTTTCCTTCAAG GAGAGTAATATAAGGTGGGCTTCTCGTTGGGATACATACCTTCTCATGAATGATGATCAGGTTCACTGGTTTTCCATCATAAACTCCCTTATGATTGTCCTCTTCCTTTCTGGTATGGTTGCGATGATCATGATGAGAACTTTGTACAGAGATATTGCTAACTATAACCAACTGGAAACACAAGATGAAGCTCAGGAAGAAACAGGATGGAAACTTGTTCATGGAGATATTTTCCGCCCACCTATTAATTCTGGATTACTATGTGTTTATGTTGGGACTGGTGTCCAGATATTTGCAATGACACTAGTGACAATGATCTTTGCTCTGTTGGGTTTCTTGTCGCCTTCTAACCGTGGTGGACTTACGACTGCCATGGTTCTGCTCTGGGTCTTCATGGGTTTGTTTGCTGGCTATTCTTCTGCACGTCTTTACAAAACATTCAGGGGAACAGAGTGGAAGAGGATTACCTTGAGAACTGCTTTTATGTTCCCCGGTATACTTTTTGCTGTCTTCTTCATGCTGAACGCTCTCATCTGGGGAGAGAAATCTTCCGGGGCAGTGCCTTTTGGGACTATGTTTGCTCTTGTGTGCTTATGGTTTGGAATCTCAGTACCTTTGGTGTTTGTTGGCAGTTACCTCGGCAATAAGAAAGCAGCCCGTGAAGAGCCAGTTAAGACAAACAAAATACCTAGACAAATACCGGAGCAGGCATGGTACATGAAACCAGCCTTTTCAATTCTTATCGGTGGCATTCTTCCATATGGGGCTGTTTTCATTGAGCTGTTCTTTATTTTGACTTCCATATGGCTGAATCAGTTCTACTACATCTTTGGCTTCCTGTTTATAGTTTTTCTGATCTTGATAATCACATGTGCGGAGATAACTATCGTCCTCTGCTACTTCCAGTTGTGCAGTGAAGACTATTATTGGTGGTGGAGAGCTTATCTGACTGCTGGATCCTCGGCTTTATACTTCTTTCTCTACTCTATTTTCTATTTCTTCACCAAGTTGGAAATCACAAAGCTGGTTTCAGGCATCTTGTATTTCGGTTACATGTTGATTGCATCGTATGCCTTCTTTGTGTTAACCGGAACTATTGGTTTCTATGCTTGCTTCTGGTTTGTCCGGAAGATTTACTCCTCAGTGAAGATTGACTGA